One region of Trachemys scripta elegans isolate TJP31775 chromosome 8, CAS_Tse_1.0, whole genome shotgun sequence genomic DNA includes:
- the ARHGAP29 gene encoding rho GTPase-activating protein 29 isoform X1 produces the protein MLRQNGGSNKRGLGLARLSTSNFFTISNSGNWGMGRSTKSNSLSSISSNSDCYDSPVVDPEYIMQLVNDVRKFADVLLYLKEAILSEENEGCLHHVVHERLGELLRVLKAVINKHQTLNSVDILSAAGTVIAKVKAVNFKEVNEENKRELFSEIFSSIDTLAFTFGNVVSDFLMGDVDNGSSLGLPVSRRSRSFENLSVESVGSLHEREDVQDTGHLRAEEVDSMLLRNDSGLESALSYAKAWSKYAKDVVAWIEKKLSLEVECAKNLAKMAETAKAIVGPQDYMPFQSIFINAFQNDIENSQLWQKTAAALQTNKFVQPLVGRKNELDKQRKDIKELWQREQKKMQELEATLRKAKLLYLQRQEEYEKAKSSTIRAEEEHLSTSSSLVKDVSKQLEKKRKLEEEALQKAEEACEHYKASMAEVEEKQNDLESFKSDTLTQLRELVFQCDLTLKAATVNLFQMQHAQVVSLPVNCQTLCENAKLYDPGQRYLEFVKSLPKEDIPIESGSFEIQSSEVDGAFSKQPTNSARTSDGNLSQCSGDFPTQSLEDVGSPSYRHFQKIGEKRSSSSTDIQAVRGPPPFRSWSVGNQSGGMCSDSESAGGSSESRSMDSPSASPADFKRRLPRTPSTGTMSSADDLDEREPPSPSDCGVNDLTSEIANSPGPFRNTLLSKAAQTHKLRKLRAPSKCRECDSLVVFHGAECEECSLACHKKCLETLAIQCGHKKLHGRLHLFGVEFAQAAKSVPDGIPFIIKKCTSEIESRALNVKGIYRVNGAKSRVEKLCQAFENGKDLVELSELYAHDISNVLKLYLRQLPEPLILFRLYNEFIGLAKESQNVNEELDMKQTSPRSKKRQSVCIELNRIIIKMKDLLKQLPIPNYNTLQYLVGHLHRVTEQSDENKMSASNLGIIFGPTLIRPRQTDAAVSLSSLVDYPYQARVVELLITYYEKIFDVSLQPLSTAIQSEENAAPFKIASSTGESEPQQQRKSFIAVKEGILLIPSESKASETASSFEQLDDSKNTRERSDASMTERISLPLTGTKQEDFGKRNSPSEPSATTVLDINILTPKEPGNTVTPVSDKDNELSLSLAEDGCKVSNLLPIKPSRHITKVLLRSPRTKPVIRPVSLPVDRMLPPCVLNERNSGNVAILSPEKLGRSPTIEEVSEPKALPAVNACCRLSCYDTQTLRKTWDKQYKQYDMTPRTAMIMTNVPQENRAHESGSASALSSSYSVGNNSVNAILPNKPYTVPVRSVRMTTEGNGPDSNPLAAFRPPRTLQPPPGTFYKPPSNNKAKQNEEGSVPNACAAASASSVLAQDNTVKLIRNSALVSGAPGQHSNQQKMSSEDLHPIDLKPAYKRLRPKRMQELEHREAHFV, from the exons CTGTGAACTTCAAAGAAGTGAATGAAGAAAACAAGAGAGAACtcttcagtgaaatattttcatCTATTGACACATTGGCGTTCACCTTTGGAAACGT GGTTTCAGACTTCCTTATGGGAGATGTAGACAATGGTTCGTCACTGGGACTTCCTGTATCTCGTAGAAGTCGG TCTTTTGAAAACCTTTCCGTGGAGTCTGTGGGATCACTACATGAACGGGAAGATGTTCAAGATACAG gaCATCTTCGGGCTGAAGAGGTCGATAGCATGCTCCTAAGAAATGACAGCGGACTTGAATCGGCTCTGTCTTATGCTAAAGCTTGGTCAAAATATGCCAAGGATGTAGTCGCATGGATAGAAAAAAAACTTAGCCTGG aagtGGAATGTGCTAAAAACTTAGCAAAAATGGCTGAAACTGCAAAAGCTATTGTTGGACCCCAG GATTACATGCCATTCCAGTCTATATTCATAAATGCTTTTCAAAATGATATTGAGAACAGTCAGCTTTGGCAAAAAACAGCAGCTGCTCtccagactaacaaatttgtgcAG CCTCTTGTAGGAAGAAAAAATGAGTTGGATAAACAAAGGAAAGATATCAAGGAACTTTGGCAGCGAGAACAGAAGAAAATG CAAGAACTGGAAGCTACTCTAAGAAAAGCAAAGCTACTGTACCTGCAGCGTCAAGAGGAGTATGAGAAGGCAAAATCTTCCACCATTCGTGCTGAGGAAGAACATCTGAGCACAAGCAGCAGTCTTGTGAAAGATGTCAGCAAACAGTTGGAGAAAAAGCGAAAGTTAGAAGAGGAGGCTCTACAGAAA gctGAAGAGGCCTGTGAACACTACAAAGCCAGCATGGCAGAAGTTGAAGAAAagcaaaatgatctggaaagctTCAAAAGTGATACTTTAACACAGCTTCGGGAACTTGTTTTTCAGTGTGATCTTACCCTTAAAGCT GCAACAGTTAACCTGTTCCAAATGCAGCATGCCCAGGTTGTATCTCTTCCAGTTAACTGTCAGACCCTCTGTGAGAACGCCAAGCTCTATGACCCAGGACAGCGGTATTTGGAGTTTGTGAAAAGTTTGCCAAAAGAAGACATTCCCATTGAATCAGGTTCTTTTGAAATTCAGAGTTCGGAGGTTGATGG GGCTTTTAGTAAACAACCAACAAACAGTGCCCGTACATCGGATGGAAACTTATCCCAGTGTTCAGGAGACTTTCCCACCCAGTCTTTAGAAGATGTTGGAAGCCCGTCTTATCGTCATTTCCAAAAAATTGGGGAGAAGAGGTCTTCCAGCAGCACAGATATCCAAG CAGTGCGAGGACCCCCACCATTCAGATCGTGGTCAGTTGGCAACCAAAGTGGAGGAAtgtgcagtgactctgaaagtGCAGGAGGAAGCAGCGAATCACGATCCATGGACTCTCCATCTGCTAGTCCAG CGGATTTTAAGAGAAGGCTTCCCCGAACACCGTCTACTGGCACTATGTCATCTGCAGATGATCTTGATGAAAGGGAACCACCTTCTCCTTCAGACTGTG GTGTAAATGATTTAACGTCTGAAATTGCCAATTCACCGGGACCTTTTAGAAACACTCTTCTGTCCAAGGCAGCTCAAACACACAAGCTGCGAAAGTTGAGGGCTCCATCTAAATGCAGAGAATGTGACAGCCTAGTGGTATTCCATGGAGCAGAATGCGAGGAG TGCTCACTCGCTTGCCACAAGAAATGTTTAGAGACTTTAGCTATTCAGTGTGGGCACAAAAAACTGCATGGAAGACTTCATTTGTTTGGGGTGGAATTTGCTCAAGCTGCTAAAAGTGTCCCTGATGGCATCCCTTTCATCATCAAAAAATGTACCTCTGAAATTGAAAGCAGAGCCCTGAATGTAAAG GGTATCTATCGTGTGAATGGAGCCAAATCAAGAGTTGAAAAGCTTTGTcaagcttttgaaaatggaaaggaCTTGGTGGAACTGTCAGAGCTCTATGCACATGACATCAGTAACGTCCTTAAATTATACCTTCGTCAG CTCCCAGAACCTTTGATTTTGTTTCGGCTTTACAACGAATTCATTGGACTTGCGAAAGAGAGTCAGAATGTCAATGAGGAACTGGACATGAAACAGACTAGCCCCAGATCAAAGAAAAGACAATCAGTTTGTATTGAACTGAACAGAATAATCATCAAAATGAAAGATCTCCTCAAACAACTGCCAATACCAAACTATAACACTCTTCAATACCTTGTAGGACATCTTCATAG AGTGACTGAACAATctgatgaaaataaaatgtcagcTAGCAATCTTGGCATAATATTTGGCCCAACTCTAATCAGGCCACGACAGACAGATGCCGCGGTTTCGCTCTCTTCACTTGTGGACTATCCATATCAAGCTCGGGTGGTAGAGCTGCTCATAACTTACTATGAAAAGATCTTTGATGTTTCGCTGCAGCCACTCTCAACTGCAATTCAGTCTGAAGAAAATGCTGCTCCATTTAAAATTGCTTCATCAACAGGAGAGAGCGAGCCCCAGCAGCAAAGGAAGTCATTTATTGCTGTAAAGGAA GGCATCCTGCTAATTCCAAGTGAGAGTAAAGCTTCAGAAACTGCTTCATCGTTTGAGCAACTAGATGACAGCAAGAACACAAGAGAGAGATCAGATGCATCCATGACTG AACGTATCTCTCTGCCACTCACTGGAACTAAACAGGAGGACTTTGGCAAGAGGAATTCTCCATCAGAACCCTCAGCTACCACAGTTCTGGATATTAATATTCTTACTCCAAAAGAGCCAG GCAATACTGTGACTCCAGTTTCAGACAAAGACAATgaactgtctctctctctagctgaaGATGGTTGTAAAGTCAGTAATTTGCTACCTATAAAACCTAGTCGCCATATAACCAAAGTCCTGTTACGATCTCCAAGGACAAAACCAGTTATTCGGCCTGTGAGTTTACCTGTAGATCGAATGCTTCCTCCGTGTGTTTTGAATGAGAGAAACTCAGGAAATGTAGCAATTTTAAGTCCAGAAAAGCTTGGCAGGAGTCCTACCATTGAAGAGGTTTCAGAGCCTAAGGCACTTCCTGCTGTTAATGCCTGTTGCAGACTTTCTTGTTACGACACACAGACTCTGAGGAAAACTTGGGACAAGCAGTATAAACAGTATGATATGACTCCAAGAACAGCAATGATTATGACCAATGTACCCCAGGAGAACCGAGCACATGAGAGTGGGAGTGCATCTGCCTTATCTTCATCCTACAGTGTTGGTAACAATTCAGTGAATGCCATACTTCCCAATAAGCCATACACTGTACCTGTCAGATCTGTGAGGATGACAACAGAAGGGAATGGTCCAGATTCTAATCCTCTTGCTGCTTTCAGACCACCAAGAACTTTGCAGCCACCACCAGGAACTTTTTATAAACCACCTTCTAATAACAAAGCTAAGCAAAATGAGGAGGGTTCTGTTCCTAATGCTTGTGCGGCAGCCAGTGCTAGCTCTGTTCTTGCCCAAGATAACACTGTGAAACTGATCAGGAACTCTGCACTTGTATCAGGTGCTCCTGGACAGCATTCAAATCAACAAAAAATGAGCTCAGAGGACCTTCATCCCATAGATCTGAAGCCCGCCTATAAGAGACTAAGACCAAAACGTATGCAAGAATTAGAACACAGGGAAGCTCATTTTGTATAG
- the ARHGAP29 gene encoding rho GTPase-activating protein 29 isoform X2, whose product MLRQNGGSNKRGLGLARLSTSNFFTISNSGNWGMGRSTKSNSLSSISSNSDCYDSPVVDPEYIMQLVNDVRKFADVLLYLKEAILSEENEGCLHHVVHERLGELLRVLKAVINKHQTLNSVDILSAAGTVIAKVKAVNFKEVNEENKRELFSEIFSSIDTLAFTFGNVVSDFLMGDVDNGSSLGLPVSRRSRSFENLSVESVGSLHEREDVQDTGHLRAEEVDSMLLRNDSGLESALSYAKAWSKYAKDVVAWIEKKLSLEVECAKNLAKMAETAKAIVGPQDYMPFQSIFINAFQNDIENSQLWQKTAAALQTNKFVQPLVGRKNELDKQRKDIKELWQREQKKMQELEATLRKAKLLYLQRQEEYEKAKSSTIRAEEEHLSTSSSLVKDVSKQLEKKRKLEEEALQKAEEACEHYKASMAEVEEKQNDLESFKSDTLTQLRELVFQCDLTLKAATVNLFQMQHAQVVSLPVNCQTLCENAKLYDPGQRYLEFVKSLPKEDIPIESGSFEIQSSEVDGAFSKQPTNSARTSDGNLSQCSGDFPTQSLEDVGSPSYRHFQKIGEKRSSSSTDIQVRGPPPFRSWSVGNQSGGMCSDSESAGGSSESRSMDSPSASPADFKRRLPRTPSTGTMSSADDLDEREPPSPSDCGVNDLTSEIANSPGPFRNTLLSKAAQTHKLRKLRAPSKCRECDSLVVFHGAECEECSLACHKKCLETLAIQCGHKKLHGRLHLFGVEFAQAAKSVPDGIPFIIKKCTSEIESRALNVKGIYRVNGAKSRVEKLCQAFENGKDLVELSELYAHDISNVLKLYLRQLPEPLILFRLYNEFIGLAKESQNVNEELDMKQTSPRSKKRQSVCIELNRIIIKMKDLLKQLPIPNYNTLQYLVGHLHRVTEQSDENKMSASNLGIIFGPTLIRPRQTDAAVSLSSLVDYPYQARVVELLITYYEKIFDVSLQPLSTAIQSEENAAPFKIASSTGESEPQQQRKSFIAVKEGILLIPSESKASETASSFEQLDDSKNTRERSDASMTERISLPLTGTKQEDFGKRNSPSEPSATTVLDINILTPKEPGNTVTPVSDKDNELSLSLAEDGCKVSNLLPIKPSRHITKVLLRSPRTKPVIRPVSLPVDRMLPPCVLNERNSGNVAILSPEKLGRSPTIEEVSEPKALPAVNACCRLSCYDTQTLRKTWDKQYKQYDMTPRTAMIMTNVPQENRAHESGSASALSSSYSVGNNSVNAILPNKPYTVPVRSVRMTTEGNGPDSNPLAAFRPPRTLQPPPGTFYKPPSNNKAKQNEEGSVPNACAAASASSVLAQDNTVKLIRNSALVSGAPGQHSNQQKMSSEDLHPIDLKPAYKRLRPKRMQELEHREAHFV is encoded by the exons CTGTGAACTTCAAAGAAGTGAATGAAGAAAACAAGAGAGAACtcttcagtgaaatattttcatCTATTGACACATTGGCGTTCACCTTTGGAAACGT GGTTTCAGACTTCCTTATGGGAGATGTAGACAATGGTTCGTCACTGGGACTTCCTGTATCTCGTAGAAGTCGG TCTTTTGAAAACCTTTCCGTGGAGTCTGTGGGATCACTACATGAACGGGAAGATGTTCAAGATACAG gaCATCTTCGGGCTGAAGAGGTCGATAGCATGCTCCTAAGAAATGACAGCGGACTTGAATCGGCTCTGTCTTATGCTAAAGCTTGGTCAAAATATGCCAAGGATGTAGTCGCATGGATAGAAAAAAAACTTAGCCTGG aagtGGAATGTGCTAAAAACTTAGCAAAAATGGCTGAAACTGCAAAAGCTATTGTTGGACCCCAG GATTACATGCCATTCCAGTCTATATTCATAAATGCTTTTCAAAATGATATTGAGAACAGTCAGCTTTGGCAAAAAACAGCAGCTGCTCtccagactaacaaatttgtgcAG CCTCTTGTAGGAAGAAAAAATGAGTTGGATAAACAAAGGAAAGATATCAAGGAACTTTGGCAGCGAGAACAGAAGAAAATG CAAGAACTGGAAGCTACTCTAAGAAAAGCAAAGCTACTGTACCTGCAGCGTCAAGAGGAGTATGAGAAGGCAAAATCTTCCACCATTCGTGCTGAGGAAGAACATCTGAGCACAAGCAGCAGTCTTGTGAAAGATGTCAGCAAACAGTTGGAGAAAAAGCGAAAGTTAGAAGAGGAGGCTCTACAGAAA gctGAAGAGGCCTGTGAACACTACAAAGCCAGCATGGCAGAAGTTGAAGAAAagcaaaatgatctggaaagctTCAAAAGTGATACTTTAACACAGCTTCGGGAACTTGTTTTTCAGTGTGATCTTACCCTTAAAGCT GCAACAGTTAACCTGTTCCAAATGCAGCATGCCCAGGTTGTATCTCTTCCAGTTAACTGTCAGACCCTCTGTGAGAACGCCAAGCTCTATGACCCAGGACAGCGGTATTTGGAGTTTGTGAAAAGTTTGCCAAAAGAAGACATTCCCATTGAATCAGGTTCTTTTGAAATTCAGAGTTCGGAGGTTGATGG GGCTTTTAGTAAACAACCAACAAACAGTGCCCGTACATCGGATGGAAACTTATCCCAGTGTTCAGGAGACTTTCCCACCCAGTCTTTAGAAGATGTTGGAAGCCCGTCTTATCGTCATTTCCAAAAAATTGGGGAGAAGAGGTCTTCCAGCAGCACAGATATCCAAG TGCGAGGACCCCCACCATTCAGATCGTGGTCAGTTGGCAACCAAAGTGGAGGAAtgtgcagtgactctgaaagtGCAGGAGGAAGCAGCGAATCACGATCCATGGACTCTCCATCTGCTAGTCCAG CGGATTTTAAGAGAAGGCTTCCCCGAACACCGTCTACTGGCACTATGTCATCTGCAGATGATCTTGATGAAAGGGAACCACCTTCTCCTTCAGACTGTG GTGTAAATGATTTAACGTCTGAAATTGCCAATTCACCGGGACCTTTTAGAAACACTCTTCTGTCCAAGGCAGCTCAAACACACAAGCTGCGAAAGTTGAGGGCTCCATCTAAATGCAGAGAATGTGACAGCCTAGTGGTATTCCATGGAGCAGAATGCGAGGAG TGCTCACTCGCTTGCCACAAGAAATGTTTAGAGACTTTAGCTATTCAGTGTGGGCACAAAAAACTGCATGGAAGACTTCATTTGTTTGGGGTGGAATTTGCTCAAGCTGCTAAAAGTGTCCCTGATGGCATCCCTTTCATCATCAAAAAATGTACCTCTGAAATTGAAAGCAGAGCCCTGAATGTAAAG GGTATCTATCGTGTGAATGGAGCCAAATCAAGAGTTGAAAAGCTTTGTcaagcttttgaaaatggaaaggaCTTGGTGGAACTGTCAGAGCTCTATGCACATGACATCAGTAACGTCCTTAAATTATACCTTCGTCAG CTCCCAGAACCTTTGATTTTGTTTCGGCTTTACAACGAATTCATTGGACTTGCGAAAGAGAGTCAGAATGTCAATGAGGAACTGGACATGAAACAGACTAGCCCCAGATCAAAGAAAAGACAATCAGTTTGTATTGAACTGAACAGAATAATCATCAAAATGAAAGATCTCCTCAAACAACTGCCAATACCAAACTATAACACTCTTCAATACCTTGTAGGACATCTTCATAG AGTGACTGAACAATctgatgaaaataaaatgtcagcTAGCAATCTTGGCATAATATTTGGCCCAACTCTAATCAGGCCACGACAGACAGATGCCGCGGTTTCGCTCTCTTCACTTGTGGACTATCCATATCAAGCTCGGGTGGTAGAGCTGCTCATAACTTACTATGAAAAGATCTTTGATGTTTCGCTGCAGCCACTCTCAACTGCAATTCAGTCTGAAGAAAATGCTGCTCCATTTAAAATTGCTTCATCAACAGGAGAGAGCGAGCCCCAGCAGCAAAGGAAGTCATTTATTGCTGTAAAGGAA GGCATCCTGCTAATTCCAAGTGAGAGTAAAGCTTCAGAAACTGCTTCATCGTTTGAGCAACTAGATGACAGCAAGAACACAAGAGAGAGATCAGATGCATCCATGACTG AACGTATCTCTCTGCCACTCACTGGAACTAAACAGGAGGACTTTGGCAAGAGGAATTCTCCATCAGAACCCTCAGCTACCACAGTTCTGGATATTAATATTCTTACTCCAAAAGAGCCAG GCAATACTGTGACTCCAGTTTCAGACAAAGACAATgaactgtctctctctctagctgaaGATGGTTGTAAAGTCAGTAATTTGCTACCTATAAAACCTAGTCGCCATATAACCAAAGTCCTGTTACGATCTCCAAGGACAAAACCAGTTATTCGGCCTGTGAGTTTACCTGTAGATCGAATGCTTCCTCCGTGTGTTTTGAATGAGAGAAACTCAGGAAATGTAGCAATTTTAAGTCCAGAAAAGCTTGGCAGGAGTCCTACCATTGAAGAGGTTTCAGAGCCTAAGGCACTTCCTGCTGTTAATGCCTGTTGCAGACTTTCTTGTTACGACACACAGACTCTGAGGAAAACTTGGGACAAGCAGTATAAACAGTATGATATGACTCCAAGAACAGCAATGATTATGACCAATGTACCCCAGGAGAACCGAGCACATGAGAGTGGGAGTGCATCTGCCTTATCTTCATCCTACAGTGTTGGTAACAATTCAGTGAATGCCATACTTCCCAATAAGCCATACACTGTACCTGTCAGATCTGTGAGGATGACAACAGAAGGGAATGGTCCAGATTCTAATCCTCTTGCTGCTTTCAGACCACCAAGAACTTTGCAGCCACCACCAGGAACTTTTTATAAACCACCTTCTAATAACAAAGCTAAGCAAAATGAGGAGGGTTCTGTTCCTAATGCTTGTGCGGCAGCCAGTGCTAGCTCTGTTCTTGCCCAAGATAACACTGTGAAACTGATCAGGAACTCTGCACTTGTATCAGGTGCTCCTGGACAGCATTCAAATCAACAAAAAATGAGCTCAGAGGACCTTCATCCCATAGATCTGAAGCCCGCCTATAAGAGACTAAGACCAAAACGTATGCAAGAATTAGAACACAGGGAAGCTCATTTTGTATAG